One Triplophysa dalaica isolate WHDGS20190420 chromosome 1, ASM1584641v1, whole genome shotgun sequence DNA segment encodes these proteins:
- the zdhhc1 gene encoding palmitoyltransferase ZDHHC1 yields the protein MDVCSKNSNRTAPVREGAPRRADVPLCSRTNGWSWPPHPFQLLAWLLYLYFAVTGFGVFVPLLPTHWIPAGYVCTVITFVCHLFMHLMAISIDPADYNVRAKSYKGPLPVFDRTKHAHVIENCHCYLCEVDVGPKSKHCSACNKCVASFDHHCRWLNNCVGSRNYWLFINSVISALLGIVLVVVIASFVFIEFFLDPSKLRSDKHFQQVKNESVVWFVFLPVAPVTTAGPAIPALAGVAIAVGLLSALLLGHLLCFHVYLMWNRLSTYEYIVQQRHRQEVGDSRKAPSENGSALPKTNLIKQQVSYTGTLGYTNPEMEVEDPTAMRSQEGSARYGNGRARSSSEQMGEEDHLPAVLQSKASPCSHKHTQKKKKARKVASEMSSDRSTDTSAARGMPKTSEQESSVAATTVSSSLGQHLPFPAYPLRTALPPLAHVQASGPPAEYHSDSAESLEEIPVAMARLGSAAQAGAPAAIYTSASATYPSSLQCTLPPLAVGQPLPSPQPRTKRKVITYKASGQRFEMESHNASVFASRESREGSVPREGTNAVEGLKMKKRKRTGKKRSVEDS from the exons ATGGATGTCTGCAGTAAGAACTCAAACCGCACAGCCCCAGTGAGGGAAGGGGCACCCAGGCGAGCCGATGTGCCTCTGTGCTCTCGAACCAATGGTTGGAGCTGGCCCCCACACCCCTTCCAGTTGCTGGCCTGGCTGCTTTATTTATACTTTGCTGTAACTGGCTTTGGTGTGTTTGTGCCTTTGCTACCCACACACTGGATCCCAGCTGGATATGTT TGTACAGTGATCACATTTGTCTGTCACCTGTTCATGCACCTGATGGCGATCTCTATCGACCCTGCAGACTACAATGTCAGAGCTAAGAGTTACAAGGGACCCCTGCCGGTGTTCGACCGCACAAAGCATGCACATGTCATTGAGAACTGTCACTGCTACCTCTGTGAAGTGGATGT GGGCCCTAAATCAAAACATTGTAGTGCGTGTAATAAATGTGTGGCGAGCTTTGATCACCACTGCAGATGGTTGAACAATTGTGTGGGCAGCAGAAACTACTG GCTATTTATCAACAGTGTGATTTCCGCTCTTCTTGGGATTGTTTTAGTTGTAGTTATTGCCAGTTTTGTCTTCATAGAGTTCTTTTTGGACCCATCAAAACTCCGATCAGACAAGCACTTTCAACAGg TAAAGAATGAGTCTGTGGTGTGGTTTGTCTTTCTGCCTGTGGCTCCAGTCACCACGGCAGGTCCAGCCATCCCTGCTCTGGCAGGAGTCGCCATTGCTGTGGGACTTTTATCTGCACTTTTGCTTGGCCACCTACTCTGCTTCCACGTATACCTCA TGTGGAACAGACTCAGTACTTATGAGTACATTGTGCAACAGCGACATCGACAGGAGGTTGGCGATTCCAGAAAAGCCCCTTCAGAGAATGGATCTGCCCTTCCAAAGACAAATCTTATCAAG CAACAGGTAAGTTACACCGGAACATTAGGTTACACCAACCCTGAGATGGAGGTAGAAGATCCCACCGCCATGAGGTCCCAAGAAGGATCAGC GCGTTATGGCAACGGCAGGGCTAGAAGCTCATCTGAACAAATGGGTGAAGAAGATCACCTTCCTGCTGTCCTACAGTCGAAAGCATCACCTtgctcacacaaacacacacag aaaaaaaagaaggcACGCAAAGTTGCATCCGAGATGAGCAGTGACAGGTCCACTGACACCAGCGCCGCCAGAGGCATGCCAAAAACTTCTGAGCAGG AGTCCTCTGTAGCTGCTACCACCGTGTCATCCTCTCTTGGTCAACACTTACCCTTCCCAGCATATCCCCTGCGGACCGCTCTCCCCCCTCTTGCGCATGTACAGGCGTCCGGCCCCCCCGCTGAGTATCATTCTGACTCCGCAGAGTCTCTGGAGGAGATTCCTGTAGCAATGGCACGGCTCGGCAGTGCTGCCCAGGCAGGGGCTCCAGCCGCCATCTACACATCTGCTTCTGCCACTTACCCCTCTTCCCTCCAGTGCACTTTGCCTCCCTTGGCTGTTGGGCAGCCTCTACCCTCCCCTCAGCCCAGGACCAAGAGGAAGGTGATAACTTATAAAGCTTCAGGGCAGAGATTTGAGATGgaatcccataatgcatctgTGTTTGCAAGTCGAGAAAGCAGGGAAGGTTCTGTGCCTCGAGAAGGCACAAACGCTGTAGAAGGTCTCAAAATGAAGAAAAGGAAACGAACGGGTAAAAAGAGAAGTGTGGAAGATTCTTAG